The genomic region ACCTGGTCGGCGGCGTCACCGGGCAGCCTGTCGATCTGGTTGAGCACCACGAAGGTGACCTCGGCGTGGCCCGCGAGCGGCTTCAGGTAGCGGTCGTGGAGGGCCGCGTCCGCGTACTTCTCCGGGTCGACCACCCAGATCACCGCGTCGACCAGCTCCATCGCCCGGTCCACCTGGTCACGGTGGGCGGTCACCGCCGAGTCGTGGTCCGGCAGGTCGATGAGTACGAGGCCGTGCAGCTCGTCGCCGGGGCCCGCGCTCATCCAGGGCCTGCGGCGCAGCCGCCCGGGGATGGCGAGCCGGTCGAGCAGCCCGGCGGCACCGTCCGTCCAGCTGCAGGCGAGGGGCGCGGACGTGGTGGGCCTGCGCAGCCCGGTTTCCGAGATCGCCACCCCGGCGAGGGCGTTGAAGAGCGTCGACTTTCCGCTGCCGGTCGCACCCGCGATGGCGACGACGGTGTGCTGCGAGGAGAGCCGCTGGCGGGCGGACGCCTCGTCGAGGACCCTGCCCGCCTCGGTCAGCGTCGTACCTTCGAGCCGGGTACGGGAGAGGCCCACCAGCTCCCGCAGGGCGTCCAGCCGGGCGCGCAGGTCGGCGCCGTACGACACGGAGCGCGGGAAGTCCTCGTACGACTCGGGGAGCGGGCGCATGTCGAAGTCGCGGGCGCTGCCCGGCGCGCTGTCGCGCCCGGCCGCCCGCCGGGCGATGAAGCCGTCGTCCCAGCGGTGGCCGACCTGTCCGGGCATCGCTGGGCTCCCGCCGGTCCCGGCGGTCCCTGCAGCCCCCGCCGTCTCAGCGGTCCCGGTGGCCCCGTCAGTCCCAACAGTCCCTGCAGTCTCGGCAATCCCACCTGCAGTCTCGGCAATCCCAGTGGCCCCGGCAGTCACGGCGGTCTCGGCAGTCACGGCGGTTCCGATCCCGGAGGCCTCAGCAACCCTGCAAGCCCCGAAGGTTTCGGTGACCTCAGCGGCCTCGATCATCTCGGCGGTCCCAGTGGTCCCTGACAAGTCGTAGCCCCCGGGCGCATCGGCAGTACGGTCCGCACCTGCCTTCTCGTCCGGCTCCGGGCCCCAGCGATCCTCGGCCGTCTCAGCCTTCTCAACCGCATCAGTCACCACAGCTGACAGAGCGGGCCCAGCAGACCCAGCAGACACCGCCACCTCAGCCATCCCGGTCGCTCCAGCCGCCCCGGACACCCCAGCCACCCCAGTTACCCCAGCCGCCTCGGTCACCCCAGTCGCCTCGCTCATCGCGGGCACCTCTCCTTCTGCAGTACGGACAACGCCGCGATCAGCTCGGCCTGCGGCTCGGGGCTCACGTCGAGGGCGTCCAGCGGCGCCAGCCGACGGTCGCGTTCGGCGCCGAGCACCTGGTCGATGTATGTGCTGACCAGCTCCGCCCCCTTGTCGCGGAGCCGCAGCGCTCCCTGTGCGCCGATCCGCTCGGCCAACCGCTCCCCCGCCTTGCGTGCCCGCTTCCCGCCGAGCAGCGCGGCAGCCAGCAGGGCCGCGACCGCCTCCGGGTCGGGCGCGGGCGAGTGGTCCAGCTCCCGCACCTCCTCGTCGGCCAGCTCCTCCAGGACCCGCCGCCAGCGCCGTACCGCGAGCCCGACCCGCTCGCCGGTCTCCACCGCCTCCATCTCCAGCCCGTCGGCGGCGGGTTCGCGCCGCCAGCTCTCGCGGACCCTTTCGTCGGCGGCGGCCACCGCGCACTGGAGCAGCACGGCCAGGCTCTCCACCAGCGCGTCGAGCAGTTCCTCGGACGAGCTGTCGAGCGGGTAGCCGCGCCACCGGGTCCGCGCGTCCCCGGCCAGCACCGCCCCGGACTTGAGCCGCGCCCGTACCCGCTCGCCCTCGCTCCGGTACGCCTCCTCGACCGTGCCGGTGAGCCGTACGGCCGCCGAGTACTGCACCGCGACCGCCGCGGCCAGCTCGGGCATCCGCGCGCCGAGCGAATCGATCACGCCGCTCGCCGTGCGGTCCAGCGACTGCTGTCTGGCCGCCGGATCCTGAGCGCGGTGGGTGAGCCAGGCGCGCAGGGGTGCGACGGCGGTGGTGGGCAGCAGCCCGCTCCGGCCGCCGGCGGACTCGGGCAGCTCGGGGATGGTGAAGCGCGGCGCGTCCCCGAGCCCGGCGCGGGTGAGCAGGGCGCCGTACTGCCGTGACACCTCTCCGACGACCTGGTGGGGTACCCGGTCGAGGACGGTGACGAGCGTCGCGTCGTACTCCTTGGCGGTACGCAGCAGATGCCAGGGCACGGCATCGGCGTACCGGGAGGCCGTGGTCACCAGGACCCAGATGTCGGCGGCGCAGATCAGCTCCGCGGCGAGCGCGCGGTTGCCCGCGACGAGCGAGTCGATGTCGGGAGCGTCGAGCAGGGCGAGCCCGCGCGGCACGTTCTCCACCACTTCGACGCGCAGTGCGCCGCTGGTGGCGCCGTGCGGCTCCGGAGGCCCGTCGTCCTCGCCGGTGTCGTCCTGCTGCGGCAGCCATACGCGGGTGAGCTGGGGCAGGACCCGCAGCCCGGAGAACCAGTGATGATCGTCGGGATGGCACACCAGCACCGGGGTCCGGGTGGTGGGCCGGAGCACCCCGGCCTCGCTGACCCGCCGGCCCACCAGGGAGTTGACGAGGGTGGACTTCCCGGCGCCGGTCGACCCGCCGATCACGGCGAGCAGCGGCGCCTCCGGGGCTCTGAGCCGGGGCACCAGATAGTCGTCGAGCTGCGCCAGCAGTTCCGTCCGCGTCCGTCGTGCGCGCGGTGCCCCCGGGAGGGGAAGCGGAAGGCGCACGGCGGCGACTCGGTCACGCAGGGCGGAGAGTGCGTCAATCAGCTGAGGCCGTACATCCAAGGTCACCACATGCGAAGAATGCCCAATTTAATTGGCTTTTTGAAGCGTATAGCCACTTCTGCGCGCCAATCGGGGCCGATCAGGGCCGTTAGGACACGCGGGACACTCGGGACGAGTGGGACGCAGGCATAACGAGTACACAACACCCGCGACATGAGACGTCAAAAGCCGTGCGCAAATCGCACCTGCCTGCGATTATCAGTTCGCTTCACCGAACCTCCACATCGTGCCACGGAGGTGAAGCAACGGGGAGCAGGCGAACGGAGCCCTATCCTGGTCCCCGGCAAGGTCACGCACCCGTATCACCGGGGCTCCAGGCCGCCGAGGCCACCATCGGCCCCCGTAGCTCAGTGGATAGAGCAGGCGCCTTCTAAGCGCTTGGCCGCAGGTTCGAGTCCTGCCGGGGGCACTCTCGCCGCACTGCGGCCGGCCCTCCCTCACGGGAGGGCTTTTTCAGGTCTGGGGAACGTAGCGAGAACGATGTAGTGACGGCGTAAGGGCAGGGCACGGAGAAGCCCTGGCCGGGCGACAGGGGCCGCAGCACCTGCGGCGGCACTTTCCACAACTGTGATCCGGAGCGGCACCGTCGTATCGACGCTCGCCGACGACGTACGGGTGCTGCGCGCACAGATCAAAGCGAAAGGCGGGACGCCCACCGCACCGGATTCCGACGGGCGCCGTCGACAACCTGCCGGATCACGCCGAGGCACCGGTGCCCGTTCCGGGACGAGGACCGGATGGGTCCGACGGAGCCCGACGGGATCCGACGGGGAGAAGGGACGGACGGCAAGGACGGGCAGAGCGCTGGTGATGCCCGGGCGGGAATCAAGCGGCGCCGCTCGGCCGGCTGCGGCATCCCGGGATGCCCGCGATCCGATGGCCCGCTCGACGGGTGCGCGGGTTTGCGTGTGAGCCGATCCCGAAACCGGCGGCGAGGTGGGGGTAAGTGTGTCCCGAGCGCAAGTGGGCGAGGAACAGGAGCGCTTGCCGGTCGACGGGCAGCCGGCGCCACCGGGGCCCGCGACGGCGGCTGGTCCGCCGCCGAGTGGCTAGGCAGCGCAGGACCGAGGTGGACATCGACGCCAGACGGGTGGACAAGAACGCGGAAGCTCCTGGCGGGACAGGCGATCTTGCTTGTGAACCCGCCTACCAGGAGCTTCTTCACGTCCAGCCACCGCCCCCAACTACCTGCCCACACGGTCAGAGTGGAGGGCTCTCATGGTGTTCGTCCGTGTTTGCCTGTATTGGGTTCATCGCGCCTGAACCGCTCGACTGCCTCCAGCCACAACAGGGCCCGGAACGCCCGCCGTTCGGCGGTCAGGCCGCTACTCGCGGATACAGCGCACGGCGTGTCGCGCATATCAGCCCAGGTCATTTACCAAAACGCTGCAGCCAAAGCTGGTCGGAGGAGTTGGTGCAGTTCCAGATCTGTACCTGGACCCCAGTAGCGCCGCCCGGGACGTCGAGGCACTTGCCGGACTGGGGGTTGTACAAGGAATCGTTGGCATTGCGTATCCAGACCTGGGCGCCAGTGCCGTTGCAGGTGTACATGTCCACCTTGGTGCCGGCGGCTTTCCCGCCGCCAACGATGTCCAGGCACTTGCCGGAGACAGCGGACCGGATGGTGCTGCCGGCCGTGATTTCGGTCCACGTCTGGGAGGCGGTCACCGACCCATCGAAGTGACACTTGTCGTAGGCCTGGACCGGGGTGCCGTTCGCGGCGGAGCCGCCCAGGATGTCCAGGCATGCTATGGGAGCCCCGCCCGTGGGATACACGAAGATGGAATGGAGCTGCGCGTTCTGGTCCGCGCTTGCGGATCCGGCGCTGCCCATGGTGAGCGCGAGCGCGCCGGCCGATACCGCCGCCAGCGCCAGCTTGGATCGCTTGCCTCGCAACCACGAGAATGTGCTGCCTGATCGTGCACGTGAAATGGTCATCTGAGCCATGCCTTTCGGAACAGGTGTGTGCCGCCTTCGACGCGGCGAAGACGCCAGTCGGGCGTCGCCTTGCAAGACGAGGGGTCCAGCGGTCTGGTTCACTCCGTCCGCCCGCCTCGGGCAAGCACAGTGTGCGGAGTTGCCCCTCGGTATTCAGTGGGACGAAGCGATCTGACACCCTGCCAGCAAAAAGGTACCACTGACCTGCAGAGACACACGGTTCGGCGATGTATCCATGCACGCCACTGCTGAGAGCGAACCACCCGCAAGCAGCGCCCGCGTGCTCGGGTCGGCTGAGAACACATCAGCTTGGGCTTGCGGCTCACGGAAATCTCTTCAACTTGGTTCGCCAGCTTGCCCGTTGGGCTGACAACGTGATGAAGCCCCTGGTAGATGGATTTTCGACCAAGAGAGCGGCTGCTCCGCAAAATCCGGTGCTCCACCACCCGGATCACAGCCCTCGTGCAAGCCGTCCTGGCTCTGCATCCGGCCAGCTCAGAACCCGGGGGCTTCCGTGGCCGGGCGGAGCCGGCCACGGGTTCAGCGGACGTACGCGATTCCGGAGTAGCCGAGCTCGATGCCGGTGCTCACCGGGGCCGGCGTGTCCTTGTACCAGCGGGTGACCAGGCCCGGCTCGACGAGGTCGAGGCCCTCGAAGAACGGCTCGACCTCGGCCCGGCTCCGGGGGCGCAGGTTGATCCCGCTCGCCCGGTACTCGCCGACCTTGTTCCGCTCCTCGGGCAGGAAGTCCGCCGTCAGGTGGGAGAGCACGAGGCAGCTGCCGGGGGCCAGGGCGTCGACCAGCGTACGGGTGATGCCGTACGGGTCGTCCTCGTCGGGGACGAAGTGCATGAGGGCGATGAGCGAGACGCAGACCGGACGGTTGAAGTCCAGGAGCTTGCGGGCGTGTTCGAGGATCCGGGTGGGCTCGCGGACGTCGGCCTCGATGTAGTCGGTGGCGCCTTGCACCGTGCTGACCAGCAGCGCTTCGGCATGCCGCAGGACGATCGGGTCGTTGTCGGTGTAGACGACCCGGGCCAGCGGATTGATCCCCTGGACGATCTGGTGGAGGTTCGGCTCGGTCGGAATGCCGGTGCCGATGTCGAGGAACTGATCGATGCCGCTGCGGGCCACCCAGTCGGCCGCACGGTGCATGAAGGCGCGGTTCTCCCTGGCCCCCTCCTGCGCCTCGACCGTCAGCCTCTCGGCCAGCGCCTGGTCCACCGGGTAGTTGTCCTTGCCACCGAGGAGGTAGTCGTAGACACGTGCCGGGTGCGGCTTGCTGGTGTCGATCGGCGCGGTCGACCGGGACTGCTGCGGACGGGACGACTCTGTCGACATGGGGTTTCCTCCAAGGATCTGAACGCAGCGCGGCGAGCGAGACGCGGGCCGGTATCCCTGCCTCCGCGGATCGCCGCTCCGAAGATCGTGCCACACACCAACACCTGTGCGAGTGGGCGGTGTTGCCCGCACGACCTCCGGACGCGGCGCCGGGGCACCCGTTCCGTGCGCGATCTCCCCCCTGCCGGAGACGGCGCCCGCACTCCGCTCAGGCCGTCGCACGCTCCCCTCGTACGCGCCGTCCGGCCAGCGCGAGATAGACCGCGCCCGAGACCAGGATCGGCAGGAACCAGGAGACGTCGGCGCCGCCGAGGTGACCGCTCAGCCAGCCGTGCAGCAGCGGCGAGTTGATGCTGAGCAGGCCGGTCGCCATGCCGCAGACGAGAGCGATCAGGCCCTGGACGTTGACGCCGCCCTTGCCCCAGTAGCGGCTGCTGCGGTCGCTGGTGTGGATGTCGTGCTGGTCGTAGTGCCAGCGGCGCAGGATGCCGTCGACGATCCAGACCGCGGCGAACGGTCCCGCCCAGACGTTGACCAGGGACAGGAAGTCGTTGAGGGCGGTCTCGAAGTCGTACACGAAGAGGATCAGCAGCACCGCGGCCAGCGCGAGCGTGGCGTCCAGGGCGGTGGCGAGCCAGCGCTTGAGCGGGATGCCGACGGCCTGGACGGCCAGGCCCGACGAGTAGAAGACCGAGGCGTTGTTGGAGATCGAGCCCATGAAGCAGGCCGCGATGTAGAGGACGTACAGCCAGGCCGGTACGAGGGGCTGGACGCCCGCGACCGGGTCGGTGAGGTCGGTGCGGGTCGCGACGAGGACGCCGACGATGCCCAGGTAGACGGCCATGCCCGCGCCGCCGCCCAGCACCCTCGGGAAGACCTTGCGCACCGGGGTGTCCGACGGGAGGTAGCGGGCGTAGTCGGGAGAGACCACCAGGTAGGACAGGGAGCCCGAGGCGATCAGCGCGGCGGCGGAGAGGATCAGGACGAGCCAGTTGCCACCGCCCCC from Streptomyces sp. NBC_01267 harbors:
- a CDS encoding purine-cytosine permease family protein, producing MSTTAQPGPPGARVAENADGGPGPAASAVEQHGYDFIPESERYLTPRQLGFFWAGINSYQFFFVLGAGAIALGLSLLQAVVAVVLGNALFGLVAYSSIAGPRAGLPALTLSRAPFGVFGNRINALFTWAMSLGFKTVNGLLGVFAVLALFDRLGWHHSGAPGKILATLLVLGAAIVIAVTGHRLLVKVQPYFAVVVAVIFALLLCYTVGGVDWHWQPPHHSGGGGNWLVLILSAAALIASGSLSYLVVSPDYARYLPSDTPVRKVFPRVLGGGAGMAVYLGIVGVLVATRTDLTDPVAGVQPLVPAWLYVLYIAACFMGSISNNASVFYSSGLAVQAVGIPLKRWLATALDATLALAAVLLILFVYDFETALNDFLSLVNVWAGPFAAVWIVDGILRRWHYDQHDIHTSDRSSRYWGKGGVNVQGLIALVCGMATGLLSINSPLLHGWLSGHLGGADVSWFLPILVSGAVYLALAGRRVRGERATA
- a CDS encoding SAM-dependent methyltransferase; amino-acid sequence: MSTESSRPQQSRSTAPIDTSKPHPARVYDYLLGGKDNYPVDQALAERLTVEAQEGARENRAFMHRAADWVARSGIDQFLDIGTGIPTEPNLHQIVQGINPLARVVYTDNDPIVLRHAEALLVSTVQGATDYIEADVREPTRILEHARKLLDFNRPVCVSLIALMHFVPDEDDPYGITRTLVDALAPGSCLVLSHLTADFLPEERNKVGEYRASGINLRPRSRAEVEPFFEGLDLVEPGLVTRWYKDTPAPVSTGIELGYSGIAYVR
- a CDS encoding ricin-type beta-trefoil lectin domain protein; this encodes MTISRARSGSTFSWLRGKRSKLALAAVSAGALALTMGSAGSASADQNAQLHSIFVYPTGGAPIACLDILGGSAANGTPVQAYDKCHFDGSVTASQTWTEITAGSTIRSAVSGKCLDIVGGGKAAGTKVDMYTCNGTGAQVWIRNANDSLYNPQSGKCLDVPGGATGVQVQIWNCTNSSDQLWLQRFGK
- a CDS encoding dynamin family protein; protein product: MDVRPQLIDALSALRDRVAAVRLPLPLPGAPRARRTRTELLAQLDDYLVPRLRAPEAPLLAVIGGSTGAGKSTLVNSLVGRRVSEAGVLRPTTRTPVLVCHPDDHHWFSGLRVLPQLTRVWLPQQDDTGEDDGPPEPHGATSGALRVEVVENVPRGLALLDAPDIDSLVAGNRALAAELICAADIWVLVTTASRYADAVPWHLLRTAKEYDATLVTVLDRVPHQVVGEVSRQYGALLTRAGLGDAPRFTIPELPESAGGRSGLLPTTAVAPLRAWLTHRAQDPAARQQSLDRTASGVIDSLGARMPELAAAVAVQYSAAVRLTGTVEEAYRSEGERVRARLKSGAVLAGDARTRWRGYPLDSSSEELLDALVESLAVLLQCAVAAADERVRESWRREPAADGLEMEAVETGERVGLAVRRWRRVLEELADEEVRELDHSPAPDPEAVAALLAAALLGGKRARKAGERLAERIGAQGALRLRDKGAELVSTYIDQVLGAERDRRLAPLDALDVSPEPQAELIAALSVLQKERCPR